The nucleotide sequence CTCATCACCGATCGCGTCCAGGCCGAAGAAGGTGTAGCTGACGATGGCGGTGAACAGCGGCGTCAGCCAGCCCAGGGACTCGGCCATGGCGAACGGCAGCAGGATGCAGAACAGGTACGTGGTGCGGTGCAGCAGCAAGGTGTAGGCGAAGGGCAACGGCGTGTGCTTGATCCGTTCGCACACCGCTTGCGCGTGGGTCAGGCTGGTCAGGTGGTTGGCCAGGCTGGTGTAGCGCCACTCACTGATCGCACCGGACTCGGCGAGGGCCGAGCATTGCTGGCCGACGTGGTCAAGAATGCGCCCGCTGATGTCCGGCGCCTGTTCGTCCGGGCGCGGCTCCAGCCAACTGCCAGCCGCTTGCAGCTCGTTCTTGACGTGCAACCGGGCATTCAATGCGTGGGTGTAGCCGCAGAGGTTGCGCAGGAGGGTCTGGCGTTGGGGGGTGTCCTTGATGATCTGTGTTTCGCGAACCATCGAACGGATCGCCACCATGATGTCGCCCCAGGCCTTGCGCGCTTCGTACCAGCGGTCGTAGCAGGCGTTGTTGCGAAAGCTCATGAAGATCGACAGCGACAGGCCCAGCAACGTGAACGGCGTGGCGTTGACCTTGGCGAAGTAGTTCGGTTGCAGGGTTTCCACCAGCACGATGGCCGCTGCCAGCAGCGTGACCATCAGGCAGCGCACGACGATCTTCTTGAAAATCGAACCCTTGAGCGACGTGAGGATGTTGATCAGGTTGGGTTTGGGGCGAACGATCATTGCGCCGCACCGAACATCGTCGTCCAGTAGATTCCCGAATCGCTCTTGGGGTCCACCGCGTAGGCGGCGCCCAGCTCCTGGTACTGCGGATTCATCAGGTTGGCACAATGGCCGGGGCTGGCGACCCAGCCAGCGACCACCCTGGACACGGTGTCCTGGCCGGCGGCGATATTCTCGCCCACCAACTGGCCGCTGTAGCCCGCCAGTTCCGCGCGGTCACCCGGCGTGCGGCCATCGCGGTCCTTGTGGTCGAAGTAATTGTTGTTGGCCATCGAGCGCGAGTGCTCTTCGGCGGCCGTGGCCAGTATCGGGTTCCAGGTCAGCGCAGGGGCGGCGGCGAAGGACTGAGTGCCGCACTGGTGTGGCCGGCTGCGCGCGGCGTTGAGTTCAGCCAGCAGCTTCTGGCCCTCGGCCTGCGAAGTGCCCAGGCGGGCGCTCAACAGCGGGCGGGCGACCACGATGCGCCAGTCGCGCTCATCGCGGCTGACGCCGATGTCGACAAATTGCGGGTCGAGTACAATCTGGCAAAAGCTCTCCTGGATCGCCTTCATCGCCGCCGCGGCATCCCGTGGCCCGGACAGGGTGATCGCCTGTACGTTCTTCATCGGGTAACCGGCGCTGACCATGGCTTGCTGCAGGTTGCCGATGCTGCTGGAAGACAGGGCCAGTCGCGGATCGCCTGCCAGCGGCGGCAGTTCCGAGGAGACCTGGCCGGCGCAGCGCTGGTTCTGGCTGCGGTAATCGTTGATCGAGTCGATCAGTTGTTTTTCGTCGGCCGCCAGCGCCTTGGCGGCGAACAGCAGGCTCAGGGACAACGTGGCAAGACGCAAAGCGGATGACAGGACACCCATGGATATCTCCCTCGATCGGACTGCGCACATGATGCGCGATGACACCCCGGTATGTGCAACGTCTTTTCATGCGAAATGCTGCCGATCACCCACAAGCACACTGGCAATTGGCAACTACACTCATGCCATGTCGCCCGAACGACTGCTGTGTGCCGACATTGTGTTGATTGAATCCGTCTAATCTCGAAGGGTTGATCATGCGATATATCTGGATGGCAGCTTGCATTGCAATCACGCTACTCAGCGGCCAGGTATCGGCGACTGAACAGGAACAACAGAAGGAAGCAGCAGAGAACAAGGCCGAGGTGCTGGAGCAGAAGGCCGCGCAGAAGGACAGTGACCTGCCGGTGCCCAAGTCCGAGGCCATCACCACCTCGGAAGCGCAGGCGGTCGACCCGGCCGGGGCGGCGCCGCTGGACGATGCCATCACGTGCCTGGCACGTTCGATCTATTGGGAAGCCAAGGGCAAATCGACCACCGACATGGAAGCGGTCGCCAGTGTGGTAATGAATCGCCTGGGGCATGAGGGGTTTCCCGACACCGTCTGTGCGGTGGTCAAGCAGGGATCGGAAAACAAGAACTGCCAGTTTTCCTGGTGGTGCGACGGGCGCCCGGACGCGGTCCAGGAGGAAACCCAATACGCCATCGCCAAGGAAATCGCCCGCAAGGCGCTGAACAAACAACTCAACGACCGCACCAAGGGCGCGATGTATTTTCACGACCGTAACGTGAAGCCCGACTGGGCGAAGAAATACATCAAGACCAGCGAGACCGAGATGTTTCTGTTCTACAAGCCCAAGGGAGGAGAAGCGCGATAACCCTCGTTTTTCCTGGCTGGCCCGCTATCCAATGTGGGAGCGAGCCTGCTCGCGATAATTGTCAACGATAACGCGGGTTGCCTGACACACAACGGCGTTCTTGAAATCATCGCGAGCAGGCTCGCTCCCACAGGGTTTTTACGGCATATCCATCGCCAGGAAAATCAGCGAATTGCCATGAGCTTCAGCCGCCGCCCGCTGGTTGTAGCTGTCGCGGTGCGAGCAGTTGAAACCGTGCTCGGCGTCGGGATAAACGACGATCTCGATGTTTTCGTTGTTCTCGAAACGCTCGGCGATTTTTTCCACGGCTTCCAGCGGGATATGGCTGTCGCGTTCGCCGAAATGCAGCAGCAGCGGGACCTGGATCTTGTCGGCGCGATCCAGTTGATTCTGGATGCCGCCACCGTAATAGGCGATGGCCACGTCCACCAGGCCGTTGGCCGCGGTGTGGTACGACAGCAGGCCGCCGAAGCAGTAGCCGATGGAGGCGACACCGCCCTCATGGTTCGGCAGGGCCTTCAAGGCGTCGATGGCCAGCTCGATGTCCTTCTGCGCCTTGTCGATGTCAGTGGCGTTCATCAGTTCGACGGCACGAGTCCAGCCGGCCTGGTCGTAGGTCAGCTCGATACGCTTGCCTTCGCGCCAGAACAGGTCCGGCACGATCACCACGTAACCGTCGGCAGCGTACTGCTCGGCGACGGAGCGGATGTGTTCGTTGACACCGAAAATTTCCTGGATCAGCACAATCCCCGGACCCTTCTGGGTATGCGGAATGGCCAGGTAAGCGCCGAATTTACCGTCGGCGCTGTCGATCTCGATCCATTGGGTGGTCACGCTCATGGTGGCTCCTGTCTACTGCACAAGTGAGGTGGAACATACAGGCTGCCACGTTAACATTTCACTGCCGGTTGCGGCGCCAGAAATATCGGGCGAGCAGGGTGTCCAGGCTGAGTTTGCCGGGACCCGACAGCAACAGCGGGAGCATGGCGGCGAGGTAGATCAGCGGCAGCTTGAAATTGCCGTGACCCTTGTTAGTGATGGCGTAGCCCTGGGCAAGTTCACTCAAGGTCGACCAATCGGACGGCCAGTGCACCGCCGCGGTCGCCACCACCGTGACCACGATCAGGACGATCGCCGAGATGCGTGTACCCAGGCCCACCAGGATGGCGAGGGCGCAGATCAGTTCTGCCCACATCGACAGTTCCCAGTTCAGCGTGGCCGGCAATTGGTCGAACGGAAACGGAAAACGTTCCTGGATGTCGGCGAACCAGTTTTCGCCGTTCCATTTTTCCAGGCCGGATTCGAAGAACTCCCAGGCGATGAACAGCCTCAAGGTCAGGGGGGCGAGCCAGGCGCCAGCGCGATCGAGGTTCAGGTGCAGGCCTTTGACGGCCGATGAGATTGCAGCGTTCATGGATGGGGTCTCCATTGAGTCAGGGATGCGGGGCCGGCTGGCCCCGCGCAGGGGTTACTCGCCGGCGCCGCACTTGCCTTCGCCGCATTTGCCTTCAGCCGGTTTCTCACTGCTGTCCGCCTGGGCCTGGCTGTAGCCGTGGGCCAGCTGCTTCATGCTGAACGCCTCGGATTCGGAAGCCGACGCCACATTGGCCAGGGCCAGGCCGCCAGCAACGATCAGGCCGAGGGTCAGGGAAGAGGTCGAGAGCTTGAACATGGTGATACTCCGTGCATTGAGTGAGTTGAGTGTCTGGGTTGGCTGAGCCAGTCGACGGGTGCATTTCATCAATGGGGTGTATCTGCGATGTGTCGCGGGGCCGGTGTTTTGTTGGGCAGGTGTGTCGAAGGTGGGGATGTACACATTGCGATACATGCAGTGTGGGAGCGGGCTTGCCCGCGATGGTCGTCAACGATGACGCTGGCTGTCTGGAAGCCCGCGGTGCCTGGTCTTCCATCGCGAGCAAGCTCGCTCCTACAGGGGATCAGCGTTCGCTTTTGATCTTGCTCTTCTGTGGGAGCGGGCTTGCTCGCGATGGTCGTTAACGATGACGCTGGCTGTCTGGAGGACCGCGGTGTTCGGTCTTCCATCGCGAGCAAGCTCGCTCCTACAGGGGATCAGCGTTCGTTTTTGATCTTGCTCTTCTGTGGGAGCGAGCCTGCTCGCGATGGTCGTGAATGATGATGTGGGGTGTCTGGAGGGCCGCGGTGTCTGGTCTTCCATCGCGAGCAAGCTCGCTCCTACAGGGGAAGATGGTTTGGGATTTGTGCGGTCTTCTTGTTTTCCGTCAAATTGGATCTTCTCTGCGCCACCGATCATTCGTATCGTCCCCGCCTTTGGCGCTGTGCGTCGGGGCGAGGGGATGGGCGATGATTTTCACTTGGCGCAGCAAGAACACCGAGGACACCGTCGAAGCACCCGTGCCGACGCTGGAAACATCCGTGATGTCGGGCGAGATTCAAGCCCTGCAGGCCGCC is from Pseudomonas sp. MYb118 and encodes:
- a CDS encoding dienelactone hydrolase family protein, whose product is MSVTTQWIEIDSADGKFGAYLAIPHTQKGPGIVLIQEIFGVNEHIRSVAEQYAADGYVVIVPDLFWREGKRIELTYDQAGWTRAVELMNATDIDKAQKDIELAIDALKALPNHEGGVASIGYCFGGLLSYHTAANGLVDVAIAYYGGGIQNQLDRADKIQVPLLLHFGERDSHIPLEAVEKIAERFENNENIEIVVYPDAEHGFNCSHRDSYNQRAAAEAHGNSLIFLAMDMP
- a CDS encoding CAP domain-containing protein, producing MGVLSSALRLATLSLSLLFAAKALAADEKQLIDSINDYRSQNQRCAGQVSSELPPLAGDPRLALSSSSIGNLQQAMVSAGYPMKNVQAITLSGPRDAAAAMKAIQESFCQIVLDPQFVDIGVSRDERDWRIVVARPLLSARLGTSQAEGQKLLAELNAARSRPHQCGTQSFAAAPALTWNPILATAAEEHSRSMANNNYFDHKDRDGRTPGDRAELAGYSGQLVGENIAAGQDTVSRVVAGWVASPGHCANLMNPQYQELGAAYAVDPKSDSGIYWTTMFGAAQ
- a CDS encoding DoxX family protein, with the translated sequence MNAAISSAVKGLHLNLDRAGAWLAPLTLRLFIAWEFFESGLEKWNGENWFADIQERFPFPFDQLPATLNWELSMWAELICALAILVGLGTRISAIVLIVVTVVATAAVHWPSDWSTLSELAQGYAITNKGHGNFKLPLIYLAAMLPLLLSGPGKLSLDTLLARYFWRRNRQ
- a CDS encoding cell wall hydrolase, which gives rise to MRYIWMAACIAITLLSGQVSATEQEQQKEAAENKAEVLEQKAAQKDSDLPVPKSEAITTSEAQAVDPAGAAPLDDAITCLARSIYWEAKGKSTTDMEAVASVVMNRLGHEGFPDTVCAVVKQGSENKNCQFSWWCDGRPDAVQEETQYAIAKEIARKALNKQLNDRTKGAMYFHDRNVKPDWAKKYIKTSETEMFLFYKPKGGEAR
- a CDS encoding bestrophin family protein; its protein translation is MIVRPKPNLINILTSLKGSIFKKIVVRCLMVTLLAAAIVLVETLQPNYFAKVNATPFTLLGLSLSIFMSFRNNACYDRWYEARKAWGDIMVAIRSMVRETQIIKDTPQRQTLLRNLCGYTHALNARLHVKNELQAAGSWLEPRPDEQAPDISGRILDHVGQQCSALAESGAISEWRYTSLANHLTSLTHAQAVCERIKHTPLPFAYTLLLHRTTYLFCILLPFAMAESLGWLTPLFTAIVSYTFFGLDAIGDELEDPFGRDENDLPTQSMVRNIEREVLTALGETDLPPVLEPVDYVLS